The Brevinematales bacterium genome contains a region encoding:
- the panB gene encoding 3-methyl-2-oxobutanoate hydroxymethyltransferase — MISPRDLLEFKNNGKKIVMLTCYDYSTAKIVSESDIDVVLVGDSLGMVVYGYSSTLKVSMRQMIEHTEAVARGLNGRKLLVSDMPFLSYQASTREAVINAGRLVKAGANIVKVEGGKRVIDKIKAIIDADIPVMGHLGLTPQSLNITGGYKLQAKDEISIQRLFEDAFTLQEQGCFGIVLELVPEEVAKVLSQNLKIPTIGIGAGRYCDGQVLVISDMLGVMPDFKPKHAMFYANLYETILNSINSFSRDVTNNNFPGEENVFHLKDNEIDLEKIIKLVKDKLNIQT, encoded by the coding sequence ATGATTTCACCAAGAGATCTTCTAGAATTCAAAAATAATGGTAAAAAAATCGTAATGTTGACTTGCTACGATTATAGTACTGCCAAAATTGTTAGCGAATCTGATATAGATGTAGTTCTAGTTGGGGATTCTCTTGGTATGGTAGTATATGGATACAGTTCTACTCTAAAAGTATCAATGAGACAAATGATAGAGCATACCGAAGCAGTTGCTAGAGGGTTAAATGGTAGAAAATTATTAGTTTCAGACATGCCGTTTCTATCGTATCAAGCCTCAACAAGAGAGGCCGTGATAAATGCTGGTAGATTAGTAAAAGCAGGGGCTAATATTGTTAAAGTAGAAGGTGGAAAAAGAGTAATTGATAAAATAAAGGCAATCATTGATGCAGATATTCCTGTTATGGGGCACTTAGGGCTTACTCCTCAAAGTCTAAATATAACAGGTGGGTATAAATTGCAGGCAAAAGATGAAATTTCTATTCAAAGATTGTTTGAAGATGCTTTTACACTACAAGAGCAAGGGTGTTTTGGAATAGTTTTAGAATTAGTACCTGAAGAAGTAGCAAAAGTCTTGTCACAAAATCTCAAGATACCGACGATAGGAATAGGAGCAGGTAGATATTGCGACGGACAAGTGCTCGTAATAAGTGATATGTTAGGTGTTATGCCAGATTTTAAACCTAAACATGCTATGTTTTATGCTAATCTTTATGAGACCATACTAAATTCCATAAACTCATTCTCAAGGGATGTCACGAATAATAACTTCCCAGGAGAAGAAAATGTATTCCATCTCAAAGATAACGAAATAGACTTGGAGAAAATTATAAAGCTAGTCAAGGATAAACTAAATATTCAAACTTAG
- a CDS encoding aspartate 1-decarboxylase, with protein sequence MLVQKLKSKIHNATITETLLDYEGSIGIDEELMEIVGLSEFEKVHVWNITNGKRFETYIIKEPKGSRRITLNGASARLAYKGDKVIIASFCLVSPEENVSPKILILEEDNQPKKRL encoded by the coding sequence ATGTTAGTACAAAAACTTAAATCTAAAATACACAATGCTACTATTACAGAAACATTATTAGACTATGAAGGTAGTATAGGTATAGACGAAGAATTAATGGAAATAGTGGGGCTTTCAGAATTTGAAAAAGTACATGTGTGGAACATAACTAATGGAAAGAGATTTGAGACTTATATCATAAAAGAACCCAAGGGTAGTAGAAGAATAACACTAAATGGTGCTTCTGCTAGGTTAGCTTATAAAGGAGACAAAGTTATTATAGCGAGTTTTTGTCTTGTTAGCCCAGAAGAGAATGTATCACCGAAGATATTAATACTCGAAGAAGATAATCAACCTAAAAAACGACTATGA
- a CDS encoding LptF/LptG family permease produces the protein MLKVILNRIVSLIKSFTLKQEYVDLIIEYFKSAINFGRIQRYVIRQFLITFLVSSFSLTILAVVFNLVMDITWFLANPDVLRTKFNYIVLVYVLRGPHLYTYLAPLCMLISISYVVSRMSRNFELVAIVNSGISLRHLFAPFILVTIFLSLLYFIFLDQVVTLAGKESRKIERINVWNDMSFLDNEYLENLKEPIKSQNKLITYTEIGFISRDGRMKDVKIKKFYDDLGNIDFTTRSFEGGLIQYTITASLGVWSNEISNWVLYDVEVIEFDKRTEVISRQRIKEYIPPFRLDNPSFFFPKKYDFMFLTMSEMREEIDKSLGAKFAFEGGNYYRRLVQMLSRPSISFSLLISALISLGFVSVVSRNLTFINMVFNSVIRYVLYFITFLGGVWLGENRILPPVIAVWIPNVTFLSYAIYLNYRVRT, from the coding sequence ATGTTAAAAGTTATATTAAATAGGATTGTATCTCTAATAAAATCATTTACCCTTAAACAGGAGTATGTAGACCTGATTATCGAATACTTTAAAAGTGCGATAAATTTTGGAAGAATACAAAGATACGTTATAAGACAATTTCTGATAACTTTTTTAGTTTCCTCTTTTTCACTAACTATTCTTGCTGTTGTTTTTAATTTAGTCATGGATATAACTTGGTTTTTGGCAAATCCTGATGTCTTGAGGACTAAGTTCAATTACATAGTACTTGTTTATGTATTGAGAGGACCTCATCTCTACACATACTTGGCACCATTGTGTATGCTTATAAGTATTTCTTATGTAGTATCGAGAATGTCAAGAAATTTTGAACTCGTTGCGATAGTTAATTCGGGTATTAGTTTAAGACATTTGTTCGCACCTTTTATCTTGGTCACAATTTTTCTATCTTTGTTATATTTTATATTCCTTGATCAGGTTGTAACACTAGCAGGTAAAGAGTCTAGGAAAATTGAGAGAATAAATGTTTGGAATGATATGAGTTTTCTTGATAATGAATATCTAGAAAACCTTAAGGAACCAATAAAGAGTCAAAATAAACTGATTACTTATACTGAAATAGGGTTTATCTCAAGAGATGGAAGAATGAAAGATGTGAAGATAAAGAAATTTTACGACGATTTAGGTAATATTGATTTCACAACAAGAAGCTTTGAAGGAGGTCTTATACAATACACCATTACAGCATCCTTAGGAGTTTGGAGTAATGAAATATCTAATTGGGTTCTATACGACGTAGAGGTAATAGAATTTGATAAGAGAACAGAAGTAATTTCTAGACAAAGAATCAAAGAATATATACCTCCATTTAGGTTGGATAATCCTAGTTTCTTTTTTCCAAAAAAGTATGATTTTATGTTTTTAACGATGTCCGAGATGAGAGAGGAGATAGATAAGTCTCTTGGAGCAAAATTTGCTTTTGAAGGTGGTAATTATTACCGAAGGCTGGTTCAAATGCTTTCAAGGCCTAGTATTTCTTTTTCATTACTTATATCTGCTCTTATATCTCTAGGATTTGTTTCAGTGGTATCAAGAAATTTAACTTTCATTAATATGGTGTTTAATTCAGTAATTAGGTATGTGTTGTATTTTATAACTTTTCTAGGTGGAGTTTGGCTGGGAGAAAATAGAATACTACCACCTGTCATCGCCGTATGGATACCTAATGTAACTTTTTTATCCTATGCTATATATCTAAATTACAGAGTTAGGACCTAA
- a CDS encoding divalent-cation tolerance protein CutA — protein sequence MMVVVLCTIPTGKGEELADKIINSRLAGCVNIVSGVKSIYHWKGNIERDTEDLLIIKTRKDFFEKLKDFIKANHPYTVPEIVALDVENVNQEYLEWLISSVY from the coding sequence ATGATGGTAGTAGTTTTATGTACTATACCAACCGGTAAAGGAGAAGAGCTAGCAGATAAAATAATAAATTCTAGACTAGCTGGTTGTGTAAATATAGTATCAGGAGTAAAAAGCATTTATCATTGGAAGGGTAACATTGAAAGAGATACTGAAGATTTATTGATTATAAAAACCAGAAAAGACTTCTTCGAAAAACTCAAAGATTTTATAAAAGCGAACCACCCTTATACAGTTCCCGAAATAGTTGCACTTGACGTTGAGAACGTAAATCAGGAATATCTTGAATGGTTAATATCATCAGTGTACTAA
- a CDS encoding DUF6175 family protein yields MKRFFYLVLFFAFGTLVYSHQAVKDEEIKIELSKDSPIRGKTILVFPSASEYKTMQKDDDLKFLVDTINSYLAELGIEYVDYNRSLEMSKKFIAIYEEKKGQSMSLAQMLANEIKAPVYIEVDIDIKVEPYPNIKGWVLVDGISSMKAYDSSTARGLGSSQSGKRVVNNAADEIKARKIVMSYIAKSTLKDLLPKIEKYLVKGEKIEVKVIGLKNLKAVKDFSTFLNTLPGIQELKRKSVSGDLAVFDVVYAGGTEEFLNDLSDLATTYPEYEKIKVDHVGNVVNIKL; encoded by the coding sequence ATGAAAAGATTTTTTTATTTGGTATTGTTTTTTGCTTTTGGTACCCTAGTTTATTCGCATCAAGCAGTTAAAGATGAAGAGATAAAAATAGAGTTATCTAAAGATTCTCCTATTAGGGGTAAAACTATACTTGTTTTCCCCTCTGCTTCTGAATACAAGACAATGCAGAAGGATGATGATTTGAAGTTCTTGGTTGATACCATAAACTCTTATCTTGCCGAACTAGGCATCGAGTATGTTGACTACAATAGAAGTTTAGAGATGAGTAAGAAATTTATTGCTATTTATGAAGAAAAGAAAGGACAGTCTATGTCTTTAGCTCAGATGTTAGCTAATGAGATAAAAGCCCCTGTTTATATTGAAGTCGATATTGACATAAAAGTCGAACCCTATCCTAATATAAAAGGTTGGGTTTTAGTTGATGGAATTTCTAGCATGAAAGCATATGATTCATCTACCGCTAGAGGGTTAGGATCTTCTCAGTCCGGTAAGAGAGTTGTAAATAATGCTGCCGATGAGATAAAAGCAAGAAAGATTGTAATGTCATATATAGCAAAAAGTACTCTCAAAGACTTATTACCTAAAATTGAGAAATATCTCGTGAAAGGTGAAAAGATAGAAGTAAAAGTTATAGGTCTTAAGAATTTGAAAGCAGTCAAAGATTTCTCAACTTTTCTAAATACCTTGCCTGGAATTCAAGAACTTAAGAGAAAATCTGTATCTGGAGATCTAGCTGTTTTTGATGTTGTCTATGCAGGAGGAACCGAGGAATTTCTAAATGATCTTTCTGATCTCGCTACTACATATCCTGAATACGAAAAAATAAAAGTTGACCATGTAGGAAATGTAGTTAACATAAAATTATGA
- the rpsU gene encoding 30S ribosomal protein S21 → MALMVEIKDGDNIEFALKKFKKFVEMEGILSEYKAHLRYKKPSEERKEKLSALKKKLRKLQNTKEKKK, encoded by the coding sequence ATGGCCCTTATGGTTGAAATAAAAGATGGTGATAATATTGAGTTTGCTCTTAAGAAGTTTAAGAAGTTTGTAGAGATGGAGGGAATTTTATCGGAGTATAAGGCGCATCTTAGATACAAGAAACCAAGTGAAGAAAGAAAAGAAAAACTCTCAGCTCTGAAAAAGAAGTTAAGAAAGCTTCAGAATACGAAAGAGAAGAAGAAATAA
- a CDS encoding histidine triad nucleotide-binding protein: MLKTSLNSILKYISLYIFRLPMPNDCVFCKIVNKEIKSKIVYEDETTLCFEDINPKAPVHVLVVPKKHISTIMELEDNDIMIDIFKAIQKVAQVKNIDKDGFRVVVNHLQNGGQTVFHLHFHILGGRQMMWPPG, from the coding sequence ATGTTGAAAACGAGTCTAAATTCTATTTTAAAATATATATCACTTTACATATTTAGGCTACCTATGCCAAATGATTGTGTATTCTGCAAAATAGTAAACAAAGAAATAAAATCAAAAATTGTTTACGAAGATGAAACTACTCTTTGTTTTGAAGATATAAATCCTAAAGCACCAGTTCATGTGCTAGTAGTTCCCAAAAAACACATATCAACGATCATGGAGCTTGAGGACAATGATATTATGATTGACATATTTAAAGCAATTCAAAAGGTTGCTCAAGTTAAAAATATAGACAAGGATGGTTTTAGAGTTGTTGTTAACCATCTACAAAATGGTGGTCAGACTGTCTTTCACTTACATTTTCATATCTTAGGTGGAAGACAGATGATGTGGCCCCCAGGATAA
- the purF gene encoding amidophosphoribosyltransferase → MFDGSGEKCGIVGIYGKIDGISDKLFKIMNALQHRGQEGAGIVFNVDNNTQRIVVQGLVKDLFSAKEIKQLEFATSVIGHIRYSTTGFDDISNIQPFISKTIDGKTISLAHNGNITNALEIRNKLMKEGHTFSTTTDSEVMLHHIVKEYNRTINILHSVESAIREFEGAFSIIMLFGDSIIAFRDKYGFRPLVFGLKDGIVFFASEDSALKSLDVFQYEEVLPGEVVLVNSKGMRRKKVTNNEKLSHCIFELVYFSKPSSNVFGESVYKFRYRCGVKLAEYDEGEYFDGIIPIPDSGMIAGLGYSDKKGIPIVMGLIRSHFIGRSFIQPNQDMRDDVVKAKFFVPTEIVEGKRLVLIDDSIVRGTTMKRIVELLRKNGVKEIHLRIASPPVKYPCYFGIDFPSQSELIANQKTINEIRDYLNVDSIKYLEVEDMMSLVKESNSFCNACFSGIYKQKTKQLSKDIFEVRR, encoded by the coding sequence ATGTTTGATGGTTCTGGAGAAAAGTGCGGTATAGTAGGTATATATGGTAAAATCGATGGCATATCCGACAAATTATTTAAAATAATGAATGCTTTACAGCATAGAGGGCAAGAGGGAGCAGGAATTGTATTTAATGTTGATAACAACACACAGAGAATTGTAGTTCAAGGATTGGTAAAAGACTTATTTTCTGCTAAGGAGATAAAGCAATTAGAATTCGCTACCAGTGTAATAGGACACATTAGATATTCAACAACAGGTTTCGATGATATCTCAAATATTCAACCGTTTATATCAAAGACAATTGATGGGAAAACTATTTCTCTTGCTCATAATGGTAACATAACTAATGCTTTGGAAATAAGGAATAAGCTTATGAAAGAAGGACATACCTTTTCTACTACAACAGATAGTGAAGTAATGTTACATCACATAGTCAAAGAATACAACAGGACAATTAATATTTTGCACTCTGTTGAAAGTGCTATAAGAGAATTTGAAGGAGCTTTTTCAATAATCATGCTGTTCGGGGATAGTATTATAGCATTTAGGGACAAATATGGTTTTAGACCTCTAGTGTTCGGATTGAAGGATGGTATTGTATTTTTTGCTTCGGAGGACAGTGCTCTTAAAAGTTTGGATGTATTTCAATACGAAGAAGTTTTACCAGGTGAAGTAGTATTAGTAAATAGCAAAGGTATGAGAAGAAAAAAGGTTACGAATAATGAAAAGCTTTCACATTGTATTTTTGAACTTGTCTATTTTTCAAAACCTTCCAGCAACGTCTTTGGAGAAAGTGTGTACAAATTCAGATATAGATGTGGAGTAAAATTAGCAGAATATGACGAAGGGGAATACTTTGATGGCATAATACCAATACCAGATTCTGGAATGATAGCTGGCCTTGGATATTCTGATAAAAAAGGTATACCCATAGTTATGGGGCTCATAAGAAGCCATTTCATTGGAAGATCTTTCATACAACCAAATCAAGATATGAGAGACGATGTAGTCAAGGCAAAGTTTTTCGTTCCTACTGAAATAGTAGAAGGTAAAAGATTAGTTCTGATAGACGATTCAATAGTTAGAGGCACTACTATGAAGAGAATAGTTGAGTTACTTAGAAAAAACGGCGTGAAAGAAATACATCTCAGAATAGCATCTCCTCCTGTTAAATACCCATGCTATTTCGGTATTGATTTTCCGTCACAAAGTGAATTAATAGCAAACCAAAAAACAATTAATGAGATAAGAGACTACTTAAATGTTGATAGTATTAAGTACTTAGAGGTAGAAGATATGATGTCTTTGGTTAAGGAAAGTAATAGTTTCTGTAATGCTTGTTTTTCAGGTATTTACAAACAAAAAACAAAACAACTTAGTAAGGATATATTTGAGGTTAGGAGGTAG
- a CDS encoding PilZ domain-containing protein, protein MEEKQGRLRSTRIPVSIEAIYEFRGTRDKCNIVDISETGMRLEVKQILVPGDMIKVVFSILYDQKPYTIEAWCIVRNSSGNEVGVEYDELSNENKKRLVAYVESLLLKHGKSRYEPF, encoded by the coding sequence ATGGAAGAAAAGCAAGGAAGATTAAGATCTACCAGAATTCCCGTAAGTATAGAAGCAATCTATGAATTTAGAGGTACTAGAGACAAATGTAACATAGTGGATATTTCAGAAACTGGTATGAGATTAGAAGTTAAACAGATACTAGTTCCCGGAGATATGATCAAAGTGGTTTTTTCGATATTATACGATCAGAAACCTTATACTATAGAAGCTTGGTGTATAGTTAGGAATAGTAGTGGTAATGAAGTTGGCGTTGAATACGACGAATTGTCAAATGAGAATAAAAAACGTCTTGTTGCTTATGTAGAAAGTCTCTTGCTAAAGCATGGAAAGAGTAGATACGAGCCATTTTAG
- the dxr gene encoding 1-deoxy-D-xylulose-5-phosphate reductoisomerase: protein MNIALFGSTGSIGKKVLDIVRLFPDEFKIKMLGVRKNVQELNNQIKEFSPKFIYVSELNNVDRNILGTNNILTGYEGIVEICNSSEVDTIIVAVDGYYGVFPTIEGIKAKKKILTANKESIFIWGYEIMLLAEKEGVEVIPLDSEHNTIFNLISKIGKNNVSKYIITASGGPFLNKSIEEIKNMKFDDAMKHPNWKMGKNVTINSATMFNKFLEVFEAHIFFNIPISSIEVVIHPESRIHSMVLLQDGTIWMTYYPPDMLFPIANAMFYPHVPNLVSRNIEIDSITSKTLRFLPLDKEKFPITSLIDKLESTSSLERAILNTANEICISLFEEGNIEFSDISEIVIECYTKFKTNKNLEVSKKLNEEMKDLETELRYFITRLVD from the coding sequence ATGAATATAGCACTCTTTGGCTCAACAGGATCAATAGGAAAAAAAGTTTTAGATATCGTTAGACTCTTTCCAGATGAGTTTAAAATTAAAATGCTAGGTGTAAGAAAAAATGTTCAAGAGCTAAATAACCAGATAAAAGAATTCTCACCTAAATTTATTTATGTAAGTGAACTAAACAATGTAGATAGGAATATACTAGGTACTAACAATATATTAACTGGCTATGAAGGAATAGTTGAAATATGCAACAGTAGTGAAGTAGATACAATAATAGTAGCTGTTGATGGTTACTACGGAGTATTTCCAACAATTGAAGGCATAAAAGCCAAAAAGAAGATTCTAACTGCCAATAAAGAAAGCATATTCATCTGGGGTTACGAAATAATGTTATTAGCAGAAAAGGAAGGTGTAGAAGTAATACCTCTTGACAGTGAGCATAATACAATATTCAATTTGATTTCAAAGATAGGAAAAAATAACGTCTCGAAATATATTATAACCGCCTCTGGAGGTCCATTCCTTAACAAATCCATAGAAGAGATTAAAAATATGAAATTCGATGATGCAATGAAACATCCGAACTGGAAGATGGGAAAGAACGTAACTATAAACAGTGCAACAATGTTTAATAAGTTTCTAGAAGTTTTCGAGGCACATATATTTTTCAATATCCCTATTAGTAGTATAGAGGTTGTAATACACCCTGAATCAAGGATACACAGCATGGTTTTGCTACAGGATGGTACCATTTGGATGACTTACTATCCTCCAGACATGCTATTTCCAATAGCGAATGCTATGTTCTACCCTCATGTACCTAACTTAGTAAGTAGAAATATTGAAATAGATTCTATAACCAGTAAGACTCTTAGATTTTTACCACTAGATAAAGAAAAGTTTCCAATAACATCTCTTATTGATAAGCTTGAAAGTACGAGTAGTTTGGAAAGAGCAATTTTGAATACTGCTAACGAAATATGTATATCTCTTTTTGAAGAGGGTAATATTGAATTTAGCGATATATCGGAAATAGTCATAGAGTGTTATACTAAATTCAAAACGAACAAAAATTTAGAAGTATCAAAGAAACTTAATGAAGAAATGAAAGATTTAGAAACAGAACTGAGATACTTTATAACTCGGTTAGTTGATTAG
- a CDS encoding chemotaxis protein CheA has product MSEVSELEKVFIDEANEMVQMFEDSVLQIEQDPSNEKAINSAFRSVHTLKGGAASMGYTSLEKISHSIEDLLDEIRSKKVELNKDVINILLDGAKALRITLNAILSSSETDQSLLENVLEKVSNILHSKEQVLSETTNNTTSALLNYGGKISVEEISTSNEVIKQIEELEYSNQKVYLLEVNFREDSPIKEVGILQIVSIIKDSAQILDSNPSLEEIYSKFYKKVNFIVASNNIQKNISRISISDIVESVVYYEVAYQKKKENKGVKSSDSSEVKTSILRIESIKVDKLMNIVGELVVNRSNINESMFYLGEMMSEISNYYYDVMKSIRSLSSQIAVDVKEASEEIVEKLQNYLNIISNVNSIVGQINTKMMELKKRYDNLSSGIKLFNNISIEIQERVTDLRMIPIKYLFSRIPLFVREVSSQLGKDINLIVRGEDTNLDKSVIDELFDPIVHIIRNCIDHGIESREERISKGKPPKGNIIIEAFNEGSSVIIRVKDDGRGIDFEKIKQKGIEKGFLKEGVDYDKEYLLSLIFLPGFSTKQEVSSLSGRGVGMDIVKSKIEKLRGNLMIATSKDKGTVFTIKLPLTIAIMKVLLFEIKGVIFAIPVNSIEEAVTIKKDEITTFEGKSVIKIREEVIKVYSLRDIYFGDMSFSDDVDVIIVSYLGKKYALVIDKFLKEEDIFLRPIDHSLVSPPGVVSATILGNGKVGYVMDIGNLVSYLEKQNKGDISTQL; this is encoded by the coding sequence ATGAGTGAAGTTAGTGAACTTGAGAAAGTTTTCATAGATGAAGCGAATGAAATGGTTCAAATGTTTGAAGATAGTGTTCTACAGATAGAGCAGGATCCATCAAACGAAAAAGCAATCAATTCTGCATTTAGATCAGTTCATACACTTAAAGGTGGAGCTGCCTCAATGGGTTATACAAGTCTGGAGAAAATATCACACAGTATTGAGGATCTTCTTGATGAGATTAGATCAAAGAAGGTTGAATTAAATAAAGATGTTATAAATATATTACTGGATGGTGCTAAAGCACTCAGAATCACTTTAAATGCTATTCTATCATCTTCAGAGACTGATCAAAGTCTGCTTGAGAATGTTTTAGAAAAAGTGAGTAATATTTTGCATAGCAAGGAACAAGTGTTATCTGAGACTACAAACAACACTACATCAGCTTTACTTAATTACGGTGGTAAAATTAGTGTAGAAGAAATCAGTACATCAAACGAAGTGATAAAACAGATCGAGGAGTTAGAGTATTCAAATCAAAAGGTTTATTTATTAGAAGTTAATTTCAGAGAAGATTCTCCTATCAAAGAAGTTGGAATATTACAAATTGTGTCAATAATTAAAGATTCGGCTCAGATATTAGACTCAAATCCATCTCTTGAAGAGATTTACTCTAAATTCTACAAGAAAGTTAATTTTATAGTAGCATCAAACAATATACAAAAAAATATTAGTAGGATAAGTATATCTGATATTGTTGAAAGCGTAGTTTATTATGAAGTAGCTTATCAAAAGAAAAAAGAAAACAAAGGTGTCAAATCATCCGATAGCTCTGAAGTTAAGACCTCCATATTAAGAATAGAAAGCATAAAAGTGGATAAACTGATGAATATAGTTGGAGAGCTTGTTGTAAACAGATCAAATATAAATGAAAGTATGTTTTATCTAGGTGAAATGATGAGTGAAATATCAAATTACTATTACGATGTTATGAAGAGTATAAGGAGTTTATCTTCTCAAATTGCGGTTGACGTAAAAGAGGCTTCAGAGGAAATAGTAGAAAAACTACAGAATTATCTAAATATAATTTCAAACGTTAATTCAATAGTTGGTCAGATAAATACCAAAATGATGGAACTTAAGAAGAGATATGATAATCTTTCAAGCGGCATAAAGTTATTCAATAACATCTCTATAGAGATACAAGAAAGGGTAACGGATTTGAGAATGATACCTATTAAATATCTTTTTTCAAGGATACCATTATTTGTTAGGGAAGTTTCATCTCAGCTTGGTAAAGACATAAACCTTATAGTAAGAGGTGAAGATACAAATCTTGATAAGTCGGTTATCGATGAACTATTCGATCCAATAGTTCATATTATAAGAAATTGTATAGACCATGGTATTGAAAGTAGAGAAGAAAGGATATCCAAGGGTAAGCCACCTAAGGGTAATATAATAATAGAGGCCTTCAATGAAGGCAGTAGTGTTATAATACGAGTAAAAGATGATGGAAGGGGAATAGATTTCGAGAAGATAAAACAGAAAGGTATAGAAAAAGGATTTCTAAAAGAAGGAGTTGATTACGATAAGGAATACTTACTGTCTTTAATATTCCTTCCAGGTTTCTCTACTAAACAGGAAGTTTCCTCGCTTTCAGGTAGAGGTGTAGGAATGGATATAGTTAAATCAAAGATAGAAAAGCTTAGAGGTAACTTAATGATAGCAACTTCGAAAGATAAGGGTACAGTTTTTACAATAAAACTTCCGCTTACTATTGCAATAATGAAAGTACTGCTTTTTGAAATAAAAGGAGTTATATTTGCAATACCTGTTAATTCAATTGAGGAAGCAGTAACGATAAAGAAAGACGAAATAACAACTTTTGAAGGTAAGTCAGTTATTAAAATAAGAGAGGAAGTCATCAAAGTATATTCATTAAGAGACATATATTTTGGAGATATGAGTTTTAGCGATGACGTTGATGTAATAATAGTTTCCTATCTAGGTAAGAAATATGCTTTAGTTATTGATAAGTTCCTTAAAGAGGAGGATATATTCCTTAGACCTATTGACCATTCATTAGTATCTCCACCTGGGGTAGTTTCAGCCACTATCCTTGGTAATGGTAAGGTTGGATATGTTATGGATATAGGTAATTTGGTTTCATATCTCGAAAAACAAAACAAGGGTGATATTTCTACACAACTTTAA
- a CDS encoding SUF system NifU family Fe-S cluster assembly protein, which translates to MSDIYLEHILDHYKNPRNYGKIENPDAYFEGGNPTCGDMVRMYVKLDDDRKVIKDVKFEGKGCAISQASASLLTELVKGKDIEFVKNLTRDDIINELGIEISPTRMKCAILSLETLRIALFGEKFKVV; encoded by the coding sequence ATGAGCGATATATACTTGGAGCACATACTTGATCATTATAAAAATCCTAGAAACTATGGTAAAATTGAGAATCCTGATGCATACTTTGAGGGTGGTAATCCTACATGTGGAGATATGGTAAGGATGTATGTCAAGTTGGATGACGATAGAAAAGTTATAAAGGATGTAAAGTTTGAGGGCAAAGGATGTGCTATTAGTCAAGCTTCAGCTTCTCTACTTACAGAGTTAGTTAAAGGAAAGGATATAGAATTTGTCAAGAATCTAACAAGAGATGACATAATAAATGAACTAGGGATAGAAATAAGTCCTACTAGAATGAAATGTGCTATACTATCCCTAGAAACACTGAGAATTGCTCTTTTTGGCGAGAAGTTTAAAGTTGTGTAG